A genomic region of Notamacropus eugenii isolate mMacEug1 chromosome 3, mMacEug1.pri_v2, whole genome shotgun sequence contains the following coding sequences:
- the LOC140497398 gene encoding uncharacterized protein isoform X3 has protein sequence MTGRPLLDNHPETGAFNKRLPLSFGLFAKISLSRKILSPGYELQQRETRIFNRRSRRPSSYQGLGNELFNNPRRKRPSALSPPQHPGPTARAPRDWIELPRTPPPTRAPKGRVPDLSRDRRWRPESQMALGSTVSRVERSALKGV, from the exons ATGACGGGGAGACCTCTGCTTGACAATCACCCAGAAACAGGTGCCTTCAATAAGAGGTTACCACTTTCCTTTGGGTTATTTGCTAAAATCTCCTTAAGTAGAAAGATCCTCTCCCCAGGATATGAATTACAACAACGCGAAACCCGCATCTTTAACAGAAGAAGCAGGAGGCCCAGCTCGTATCAAGGTCTAG GAAATGAACTTTTTAATAATCCGAGAAGGAAAAGACCCTCAGCCCTCTCACCCCCTCAGCACCCGGGACCAACTGCCCGGGCTCCCCGGGACTGGATTGAACTTCCAAGGACACCACCCCCTACCAGGGCCCCAAAAGGCCGGGTTCCCGACCTCTCTCGTG ATCGCCGCTGGCGGCCAGAGTCCCAGATGGCCTTAGGATCGACGGTCAGCAGGGTGG AGAGGAGTGCTTTGAAAGGTGTTTGA
- the LOC140497398 gene encoding uncharacterized protein isoform X2, translating to MTGRPLLDNHPETGAFNKRLPLSFGLFAKISLSRKILSPGYELQQRETRIFNRRSRRPSSYQGLGNELFNNPRRKRPSALSPPQHPGPTARAPRDWIELPRTPPPTRAPKGRVPDLSRDRRWRPESQMALGSTVSRVGSPGTRLVKHSFLHGWRLLPLYGNPVPTSCNAGLIIPQIWHLHLS from the exons ATGACGGGGAGACCTCTGCTTGACAATCACCCAGAAACAGGTGCCTTCAATAAGAGGTTACCACTTTCCTTTGGGTTATTTGCTAAAATCTCCTTAAGTAGAAAGATCCTCTCCCCAGGATATGAATTACAACAACGCGAAACCCGCATCTTTAACAGAAGAAGCAGGAGGCCCAGCTCGTATCAAGGTCTAG GAAATGAACTTTTTAATAATCCGAGAAGGAAAAGACCCTCAGCCCTCTCACCCCCTCAGCACCCGGGACCAACTGCCCGGGCTCCCCGGGACTGGATTGAACTTCCAAGGACACCACCCCCTACCAGGGCCCCAAAAGGCCGGGTTCCCGACCTCTCTCGTG ATCGCCGCTGGCGGCCAGAGTCCCAGATGGCCTTAGGATCGACGGTCAGCAGGGTGG GCAGTCCAGGAACACGGCTGGTTAAACACTCTTTCCTTCATGGCTGGCGCCTCTTGCCTCTCTACGGGAACCCTGTACCCACCTCCTGCAATGCGGGCCTCATCATTCCCCAGATTTGGCACCTGCATCTTTCCTGA
- the LOC140497398 gene encoding uncharacterized protein isoform X1, giving the protein MTGRPLLDNHPETGAFNKRLPLSFGLFAKISLSRKILSPGYELQQRETRIFNRRSRRPSSYQGLGNELFNNPRRKRPSALSPPQHPGPTARAPRDWIELPRTPPPTRAPKGRVPDLSRGKEAEARDTNICPTFSHSVSPLGLLVCPGRVRGRDLCKKRGKMKVGSLGTSRGRRFFFTPCLPSLAHCLSSPIPDRRWRPESQMALGSTVSRVGSPGTRLVKHSFLHGWRLLPLYGNPVPTSCNAGLIIPQIWHLHLS; this is encoded by the exons ATGACGGGGAGACCTCTGCTTGACAATCACCCAGAAACAGGTGCCTTCAATAAGAGGTTACCACTTTCCTTTGGGTTATTTGCTAAAATCTCCTTAAGTAGAAAGATCCTCTCCCCAGGATATGAATTACAACAACGCGAAACCCGCATCTTTAACAGAAGAAGCAGGAGGCCCAGCTCGTATCAAGGTCTAG GAAATGAACTTTTTAATAATCCGAGAAGGAAAAGACCCTCAGCCCTCTCACCCCCTCAGCACCCGGGACCAACTGCCCGGGCTCCCCGGGACTGGATTGAACTTCCAAGGACACCACCCCCTACCAGGGCCCCAAAAGGCCGGGTTCCCGACCTCTCTCGTGGTAAGGAGGCGGAGGCGCGTGACACCAACATTTGTCCTACTTTCAGCCACTCGGTTTCCCCGCTAGGTTTGTTGGTCTGCCCAGgtagggtgaggggaagggaTCTCTGcaagaaaagggggaagatgaAGGTGGGGAGCCTGGGCACTAGCAGGGGTCGCAGATTCTTCTTCACCCCCTGCCTCCCTTCTTTAGCACACTGCCTCTCTTCCCCGATCCCAGATCGCCGCTGGCGGCCAGAGTCCCAGATGGCCTTAGGATCGACGGTCAGCAGGGTGG GCAGTCCAGGAACACGGCTGGTTAAACACTCTTTCCTTCATGGCTGGCGCCTCTTGCCTCTCTACGGGAACCCTGTACCCACCTCCTGCAATGCGGGCCTCATCATTCCCCAGATTTGGCACCTGCATCTTTCCTGA
- the LOC140497398 gene encoding uncharacterized protein isoform X4, translating to MTGRPLLDNHPETGAFNKRLPLSFGLFAKISLSRKILSPGYELQQRETRIFNRRSRRPSSYQGLGNELFNNPRRKRPSALSPPQHPGPTARAPRDWIELPRTPPPTRAPKGRVPDLSRDRRWRPESQMALGSTVSRVAKKSSR from the exons ATGACGGGGAGACCTCTGCTTGACAATCACCCAGAAACAGGTGCCTTCAATAAGAGGTTACCACTTTCCTTTGGGTTATTTGCTAAAATCTCCTTAAGTAGAAAGATCCTCTCCCCAGGATATGAATTACAACAACGCGAAACCCGCATCTTTAACAGAAGAAGCAGGAGGCCCAGCTCGTATCAAGGTCTAG GAAATGAACTTTTTAATAATCCGAGAAGGAAAAGACCCTCAGCCCTCTCACCCCCTCAGCACCCGGGACCAACTGCCCGGGCTCCCCGGGACTGGATTGAACTTCCAAGGACACCACCCCCTACCAGGGCCCCAAAAGGCCGGGTTCCCGACCTCTCTCGTG ATCGCCGCTGGCGGCCAGAGTCCCAGATGGCCTTAGGATCGACGGTCAGCAGGGTGG CTAAAAAATCTTCAAGGTGA
- the GATA2 gene encoding endothelial transcription factor GATA-2 — protein MEVAPDQPRWMAHHAVLNAQHPDSHHPGLAHNYMEPAQLLPPDEVDVFFNHLDSQGNPYYANSAHARARVSYSQAHARLTGSQMCRPHLLHSPGIPWLDSGKAALSAAAAHHHNPWTVSPFSKAPLHPSAAGGPGTLSVYPGGGSGASGGGSVSSLTPASHSGSHLFGFPPTPPKEVSPDPSASSAASPASSSAGGVRPEDKEGVKYQVTLSDGLKMEGGSPLRSSLASMSGQPSTHHPIPTYPSYVPAAHDYSGNLFHPGGFLGGPASSFTPKQRSKARSCSEGRECVNCGATATPLWRRDGTGHYLCNACGLYHKMNGQNRPLIKPKRRLSAARRAGTCCANCQTTTTTLWRRNANGDPVCNACGLYYKLHNVNRPLTMKKEGIQTRNRKMSNKSKKSKKGAECFEELSKCMQEKSSPFSAAALASHMAPMGHLPPFSHSGHILPTPTPIHPSSSISFGHPHPSSMVTAMG, from the exons ATGGAAGTGGCGCCGGATCAGCCCCGCTGGATGGCCCATCACGCCGTACTCAACGCGCAGCACCCGGACTCGCACCACCCGGGCCTGGCGCACAACTATATGGAACCCGCGCAGCTGCTGCCCCCAGATGAGGTGGATGTGTTCTTCAATCATCTGGATTCACAGGGCAATCCCTACTACGCCAACTCGGCCCATGCCCGAGCGCGGGTCTCTTACAGTCAGGCACACG CTCGGCTGACCGGGAGCCAGATGTGCCGGCCTCACCTCCTACACAGCCCCGGAATCCCGTGGCTAGATAGCGGCAAAGCGGCGCTGTCGGCCGCTGCGGCCCACCACCACAACCCCTGGACCGTGAGCCCCTTCTCCAAGGCACCCCTGCACCCATCGGCAGCCGGAGGTCCGGGCACCCTTTCAGTTTACCCGGGCGGAGGCAGCGGCGCCAGCGGCGGCGGCTCCGTCTCCTCTCTCACGCCTGCTTCACACTCGGGGTCGCACCTCTTTGGTTTCCCCCCGACCCCGCCCAAGGAGGTATCCCCGGACCCCAGTGCCAGCAGCGCGGCCTCGCCTGCCTCTTCATCGGCAGGAGGAGTCCGGCCAGAGGACAAGGAGGGCGTCAAATACCAAGTGACCCTGTCTGACGGCTTGAAGATGGAGGGCGGCAGCCCCCTCCGGAGCAGCCTGGCTTCCATGAGTGGGCAGCCATCCACGCACCACCCCATCCCCACCTATCCCTCCTATGTGCCCGCTGCCCACGACTACAGCGGCAACCTCTTCCACCCAGGTGGTTTCCTGGGCGGCCCCGCCTCCAGCTTCACCCCCAAACAGCGCAGCAAGGCCCGCTCCTGCTCAG AGGGCAGAGAGTGTGTGAATTGCGGGGCCACAGCTACCCCACTCTGGAGAAGGGATGGCACCGGGCACTACCTGTGTAACGCCTGCGGGCTCTACCATAAAATGAATGGACAAAACCGGCCACTCATCAAGCCTAAGCGGAGACTG tCAGCAGCCAGGAGAGCTGGGACCTGTTGCGCCAATTGTCAGACAACCACAACCACCTTATGGCGCCGAAACGCTAACGGGGACCCTGTCTGCAACGCCTGTGGCCTCTACTACAAACTGCACAAT GTGAATCGGCCACTGACCATGAAGAAGGAGGGGATTCAGACCCGTAATCGGAAGATGTCTAACAAGTCCAAGAAGAGCAAGAAGGGCGCTGAGTGCTTTGAGGAACTGTCGAAATGCATGCAAGAGAAGTCATCCCCTTTCAGTGCAGCTGCCCTGGCCAGCCACATGGCCCCCATGGGCCACCTCCCACCCTTCAGCCACTCGGGACACATCCTGCCCACACCCACTCCCATCCACCCTTCCTCCAGCATCTCTTTTGGACACCCCCATCCATCCAGCATGGTGACTGCCATGGGCTAA